GCGCCCCCCTCGTGCCAGAGCTCGATTTCGTTCAAGGGATGCTCCCCGTTGTGTTCGTGGACTAAGTCCTCGATCATCGGCTCCGGATGCGCTTCGCTTATCGTGAACGGCTCCCCCGGCCGCTCTTCCCGCCAGACGTCCCACAGGTCATGTTGAAGCGTGAAAAGTCGCAGCGCGTCCATCATAGAGTGCTACCACGCGATACGGGCGATAAACGCATCGCGCACCCTTCGGCGCCACAGGCTTTCCGGCCGTCGCGATACGCAAGGACGCAACAGATTTTGATTCCCAAAGGACAAATGCTCCAGCCCCGGATGCCCTGTCCCTGGATAGACTAATTCGCCTTGTCCGGGAAAAACGGCTTGAGGAGCGCGGCGAGTCCGCTCATCGTCTGGTGCTGCAGCCACACCCTGCCGGGGCCCGTGAGGACTGCGAAAGCGAATCCCTCGCCCGAAAGGAGCAGGTTCTTGATGTTCTTCTGGAACTCGATGTTGTAAGAAACCGTCTCCTCGAACGCGGCAAGGTGGCCGGCGTCCAGCTTGATAGTTTGCCCGGCTTCAAGATCGAGATGCGTGGACTCGCCGTCAATTTCCAAAAAGCAGGTGCCGGGGCCGGTTATGCGCTGGAGGATGAAGCCCTCGCCGCCGAACAGCCCAGCGCCGAGCTTTTTCGTGAACTCGACCTTCAGCTGGCATGTGTCCTCCGCGCAGAGGAATGCGCCGCGTTGGGCGAAAATGGACTTGCCGGCTTCGAGTTTTTTCGGAATGACGGTGCCGAGAAAGCTTGAGGCGAAGGTGACGCGGCCGGGGCCGCCCTTCGCTGTGAAGTAATTAAGGAAAACGCTTTCGCCCGCAACCGCACGGGTGAGGGCGCCGCCGATTGCGCCGAGCAGCC
This is a stretch of genomic DNA from bacterium. It encodes these proteins:
- a CDS encoding TIGR00266 family protein; this encodes MGDLVYEIKGTVHQAVQISLEEGRRVFSETGGMLWMDTNIEMDTSMPGGGKGGLLGAIGGALTRAVAGESVFLNYFTAKGGPGRVTFASSFLGTVIPKKLEAGKSIFAQRGAFLCAEDTCQLKVEFTKKLGAGLFGGEGFILQRITGPGTCFLEIDGESTHLDLEAGQTIKLDAGHLAAFEETVSYNIEFQKNIKNLLLSGEGFAFAVLTGPGRVWLQHQTMSGLAALLKPFFPDKAN